Proteins encoded within one genomic window of Pristis pectinata isolate sPriPec2 chromosome 5, sPriPec2.1.pri, whole genome shotgun sequence:
- the rnf182 gene encoding E3 ubiquitin-protein ligase RNF182 — protein MNCQTTEVSTEKQLFSSEELECKICYNPYNLKNRRPKLLECFHRVCAKCLYKIVDFGDCSLGIISCPFCRYETNVLEDVGGLPDDSNVIAALTCKERSRRLALDNPSELLLSPKRLASFPSPSHGSSNCLVITIMEVQRDSPQSQSSAPAMEFYNTSFDSMGSMSRQWAVWNCTPLLCQTIGRILVWLLGLLYFSSLPLGVYLLVIQKVTLGIIFVSLVPSSLVILMVYGFCQCLCHEFLDCISS, from the coding sequence ATGAATTGCCAGACTACAGAGGTTTCCACAGAAAAACAGTTGTTTTCTTCTGAGGAGTTGGAATGCAAAATATGTTATAATCCTTACAATCTGAAGAATAGGAGACCCAAGTTGTTGGAATGCTTTCATAGAGTGTGTGCCAAATGCCTGTATAAGATTGTAGACTTTGGTGACTGCTCACTAGGCATAATTAGCTGTCCTTTCTGCAGATATGAGACAAATGTattagaagatgtcggtggactTCCAGATGACAGCAATGTTATTGCTGCCCTTACATGCAAAGAGAGGAGTCGAAGGCTTGCTTTGGACAACCCATCTGAGCTACTGTTGTCCCCAAAAAGGTTGGCTTCCTTTCCGAGCCCCTCCCATGGTTCCTCAAACTGTCTGGTGATTACCATCATGGAAGTTCAAAGGGATTCCCCTCAGTCTCAGAGCTCAGCACCAGCCATGGAATTCTACAACACCAGCTTTGACTCGATGGGCTCAATGTCCCGACAATGGGCAGTTTGGAATTGTACTCCCCTACTCTGCCAGACAATAGGCAGAATCCTAGTCTGGCTACTGGGGCTACTGTATTTCAGCTCGTTGCCTCTTGGCGTTTACCTGCTAGTGATTCAGAAAGTCACACTGGGTATCATTTTTGTCAGTCTGGTTCCCTCCAGTCTTGTTATACTTATGGTCTATGGTTTTTGTCAGTGTTTGTGCCATGAGTTTTTGGATTGCATATCTTCCTGA